GATTCAGAGCCCCCGAGTGGAGAGGACACCCCAAGGGATGACGCCTGGGTCCCGGAGCGCCTGTCGCTGGGCGCTACTGCTGCTGGCGGTCCTGTGGCCGCAGGTAATGTCCCGCGTCCTCTCCGCCCCCTCCCGCAGCGCTCCGGGCTTGTGTCCCGGCGCCAGCTGAGCCTGAccgccctcctccctccttctctccgtCCCTGTGCAGCAGCGCGCGGCGGGCTCCGGCATCTTCCAGTTGCGGCTGCAGGAGTTCGCCAACGAGCGCGGTATGCTGGCCAATGGGCGGCCCTGCGAGCCCGGCTGCCGGACTTTCTTCCGAATCTGCCTTAAGCATTACCAGGCAACCTTCTCCGAGGGACCCTGCACCTTTGGCAATGTCTCCACGCCGGTATTGGGCACCAACTCCTTCGTCATCAGGGACAAGAATAGCGGCAGTGGTCGTAACCCTCTTCAATTGCCCTTCAATTTTACCTGGCCGGTAAGCACAGCCTAAAtgcactgaaggaaacagaagggaGAACCGGACACAGAGCCCCTTTCCTAAGCGCTCCCCGGAGAGCCCCAAGGGCTCTTTCTCTcttgcccccccccacccccgttctcTCAGGGGACCATCCCGGAGAGGCTTTCATTAGTCTTTCTTCCcagtttcttccctttccttctccacaGTTCTTGGGATACAAATTTCATTGCCAAAGCCCCAAGGCTGAACTGCCCGCCCACCCCGGCTCTCACTTACACTCCCGCATCCCTCATCCCTCCCCTGCCTTCTCATCTCGCGCGCTGCACTGCTTGAGCACCAGTTATGTTGACCCGAGCTCGGTAACTGTATCCTGCAATTAGATTAATTAAACAGGCTGCTGCGAGGCACCCCCTCCTTTCCCGCTCTACTCATATCGCTATCTCTATGTCCCCcaccctccttttccttcccagggAACCTTCTCACTCAACATCCAAGCTTGGCACACGCCGGGAGACGACCTGCGGCCAGGTGAGTATCTAACTAACTCCTCAGCCACAGGGGGGCGACATCACACAGCGCCGAAAGAGTTAATCAGTTCTAGGTGGGGTGGGGGCCAGGACGCTTAGCTTGGCCCGAGCTGCGCCTCGCGCTGGACGCTCGGATTCCGCTCACTGCCTGGACTCAGAGCACAATTGCGTTTCCTGCGGGTTATTTTTGGCGTGGGAACGCGGGGAGCACGGCGGTGAGAAAGGCCGAGGCTGCCAGCGCCGCTGACGGGCCCCTTCCTGTATTTTACACCTTTTGCGAATTCCGCTCctttggaaagggaataatggcTTTGGGATGTTGTTCTGACACAGAGGAAAAGGATATTTCACCAGCACAACAATTCTcactttgaaaaggaaaaagaaaaaccattacCTACCTCTAGAACAGAGCCCCCGAAGCACACCAAAGAACCCTTTACTCCCAATTCTCGAACCAGAAAACCTCCccctttactttttttcttttttccattttgacctcttttcctctttcccctccgtATCTGCCTCCACAACCCTAGGATATCTTAACATCCGTCTATTGTACCTTTTTTGAATGCTATCGAGCcccctgcacatgcacacacccagggAAACTAAGTAACAAGATTCTGGGACCCTCTGGCCCCTGCTTGCTGGCAGGTGGAGTTAATCTGGGTAATTAGTTAGAGTGTTAACTGACTACCATGGTCACAGCTAAAGAAACAGTTGGCAGCAGTCAACTCTTGAGTCAGGTTCTCTGACCAGAGCCTCTCTCTATAGAGACTTCACCAGGAAATTCACTTATCAGCCAAATCATCATCCAAGGCTCCCTTGCTGTGGGTAAGAATTGGAAATCAGATGAGCAAAATAACACCCTCACAAGACTGCGCTACTCTTACCGGGTCGTCTGCAGCGACAACTACTATGGAGATAGCTGTTCTCGCCTGTGCAAGAAGCGCGATGACCACTTCGGACATTATGAGTGCCAACCAGATGGCAGCCTGTCCTGCCTGCCGGGCTGGACTGGGAAATACTGTGATCAGCGTAAGCAGCCAGGCCCCCGCTGGAATAGAAGGGATGGGATTTTCCCAAGAAAGCACTATCTAGGTGTCTCAGTTTCCCTCCGAATGGGTCTGTGCTGCCTACTAGCTGGCTCTCAGGACCACCTGGGGATGGCGTACCCTTGCCCTAAGAGCCTCCTCCCCGGTGTGCCTAAGCCTACAGGGTCCATATTCTTCATTCCCTCCAGCATAGTGCTCTTCCCCTTGTCCCTGGTTCCCTTTAAGATAGCCATGGCTCCTCTTGGAGGCCAAGTGAGCCCCGGAGAACAGGAGATTGAGATTGAGGCCTCAGAGTCCATGGTGCCCCAACCTCATCCAGCCTATGTCTTTTCTTTAGCTATATGTCTTTCTGGCTGTCATGAgcagaatggctactgcagcaaGCCAGATGAGTGCAAGTAAGTGGGGACAGGAAACGGGGAGGAGGGCTCCCCTGTGAGCAGGTCTCCCACCTTACAGCTTCCTTCTTGTCTTAACAGCTGCCGTCCAGGTTGGCAGGGCCCCTTATGCAATGAATGTATCCCCCACAATGGCTGTCGTCATGGCACCTGCACCATCCCCTGGCAATGTGCCTGCGATGAGGGCTGgggaggtctgttttgtgaccaaggtGAGTGAGAGAAGTAGGGATGCGGTGGCAGGGCCTGAAACTAGAGATGGTGACTGAACCCCTTTCTTGGTGGTCCATAAGTGACTTTTCTATTATTGGTCAATGACAAGTCtccagactgtgtgtgtgtgtgtgtgtgtgtgtgtgtgtgtgtgtccgcgcgcgcgcgcgcgtgtgcatgcgGGGAAGGTATGAGGTATGGAACTCAGGGTGTCTCACAtattaggcaagcactgtacctgTGAGCTCTACCACAGCCCACTCATGCTTTTAAAGGCTCTTTACAATGGACCTATAAAGGGATGGTGGGACATTCTTCTCCAGGCCCTGAAGAGCGAGGGTGACTAAAGAGGCCAGGGCTAACAGCTTGGCAGCCTGCAGCTCAAACTCATAAATTCTAGCATGActaaaaagaaagggaagctgagctctgtcCCTCTTTCTGCCTTGTAGTTACCTATTAACCCCCGAGTGTTTGCTcaccttccaaggctgtttgAGCAGCTCTCCCCTAAACAGCTGTGTGGTGGGGTGTGCTCGATGGCCACCCTGGGCTGTGGCCAATCTGGGCCTCTAGGTAGAGGGAACATGGAACTGCCTTTTTAGTGTGGCCAAAGCCACCTGCCTTTCCCCAGTGACACTTGCCAGGCAGCTGCCCAAGCTCACATGGTCTCTACCTGATATTTGAGGGTTTCCACTCTTGGGCCCACATAGGAGTCTTTGAGCTCCAACCTTAGAGAAGGGACCTTTTCTTCTACATCCCTGTAGCCAGCTGCATCCTCCCATTTTCAGGGTCAAGCACTGTGCCTGCTGCCATGGCAACACCACATGGACCtggagaggatggggagtgggTTTGCCAAGCTGGAAAAAGCTTGCCTAGGTCCTGACTTGTTGCCAGCATGGAATTCAGTCCATTCAGCCCTTATATGTTTtttatgttctctctctttctccctccctccctccttccctccctccctccctccctcccttcctctcctctcctctccctctcctctctctctctctctctctctctctctctctccccccccacccccgacacacAGAACTTCCCTCCTTtttctgctacacacacacacacacacacacacacacacacacacctctttccctttctgtcaTCCACATTTGCTCCCAGGTGACACAACCATATACTCATTGTCCGCAAACATAACCCTTACAGTCCCTCTGTTTGCTTTGTCTGGCTCTCCCTCTTTGTTTTTCtccaacaagaaaacaaacagctaTCATTcaaaatacactttttttttttttggttcttttttttggagctggggaccgaacccagggccttgcgcttcctaggtaagcgctctaccactgagctaaatcctcagcccccaaAATACACTTTTAACACCTCCTTTAGAAGATGCCTGGTACTGCCTATGGTGGCTCTCATCCCTGCCCCCCTACTCTGTTCACTTGTTGGATTTTAATTCCTCCTTCTAGTCCTTCCAGGCCTGCACCTCCTCTGTAAAGCCTTTCCCGACTTCCTCATTGGCTAGGGGCCTCCTCTTGATCCTGCTCTGACTGGAAGTGTTTGTGAGCATACCTAGCAGGACGCTGACCAATTGTGCTTTGTTTCCAACATTTGTTATATGTATTCAGTCTATATGTAGTTTCAGATGATTTAACACTCAGGATTTCACTAGCAGAGAGTGGAGGGATGCTTGGGCCTTAAACTTTTGAGTTTAAGCTTCTTTGGGCCAAATACAGGGTGGCCTTgcatggaggtgggaagagtTCCTGGTCCCACTCAGCTGGttccttcctgtctccacagatcttttttttttttttttcttttcttttttttggagttggggaccgaacccagggccttgtgcttgctaggcaagcgctctaccactgagctaaatccccaacccctgtctccaCAGATCTTAATTACTGCACTCACCACTCTCCGTGCAAGAATGGATCAACTTGCTCCAACAGTGGGCCGAGGGGCTATACCTGCACCTGTCTCCCAGGCTACACTGGTGAGCACTGTGAGCTGGAACTCAGCAAGTGTGCCAGCAACCCCTGTCGAAATGGTGGCAGCTGTAAGGTGAGACCCACATCAGCCCAGTAAGGCACAGGTCTAACCAGGTAGCATCTAGGCAGTCATTGCTTATGCATGCATGGATGGGCACTCTGGACAAGCAGAGGCTAGGCACCAACCTCGTTTATCCTTGTCCTCTCCCCAGGGTCTAACTTTAGCCTGTTTATGTTCTTTCTCCAGGACCATGAGAATAGCTACCACTGCCTGTGTCCCCCGGGCTACTATGGCCAGCACTGTGAACACAGTACCTTGACCTGTGCGGATTCACCCTGCTTCAATGGAGGCTCCTGCCGGGAGCGCAACCAGGGGGCCAGTTATGCCTGCGAGTGTCCCCCTAACTTCACTGGGTCCAACTGTGAGAAGAAAGTTGACAGGTGTACCAGCAACCCCTGTGCCAATGGTAAGCCCTTTCTCTCACCTTACTATCCTGATGAACTGGCCCCAGGGTCAGAGAGCCTGAGAGAATCAGGAGGAGAGAGACCTGTCTGCTGCTCTGGGAAGACTGACTGAAATGGGCTCCTCTGTGCTTTGGAGTGTGAAGAGCTTTATGCATTAAGCAGGGTAGGGCTTTAGAGAAGGAGGTCAGCAATGGGTCATAGGTGAGGGTTAGTGTCCATCCGCCTGATTTCTATTCTTATTTCCATGGATGAGCCTTGACCTGATGAGGCTAGCTTGTGACCTTCTTGAGCAAGCCTTGAATTAGAAAGAAGGATGTTGAAGGCTTCACATCCCTTCTCAAGGAAGGCCAGTGATGGTTAGAGCTCTGTACCTTGAGGCCTCATCTTCCCTCACACTCCCCTAGAATAAGTGTAGCACAAAGAATCTGGAATACCCAGAGCTTTTTGATAAGTTAACAGAACACGTTGGTAATCTTTGTACACTTAGTCAGCAGGTGATGGTCTATGAGACAGGCAGGCAGCCACTCAGGAGCCAGCAAGGGGCTGGGAGTGGCAACACAATCTGTTCTCACTCAACTCCCTTGAGCCACAGTTTCATCATTCCTGAATGGGAAAATGAAACTAAGTGTCTTTGGTGCGAAGATTAAGTTAAATTGTAATTGCACCTGCGGGATAGTGAGCGCTTCCTGTGTGTGGTTCTACCTTGTGTCTTTCCCTACCTGATCCTCAGAGCTGCCTGTGAAAGGATCAAATTCTCCAGTTTAGCAGGTGAGGAAACCAAGGCTAAGGGATCAGGTAAAGCTACAGGTGTCGGATCCCCGGCTAGAGAGATCAGGCCAAGCATATCTGTCTTACCCTAAATTCTTAAGATGCCAGTAACTATTATCCAATAGCCTACGGAAGCATGGAGAGCAAAAATCACGGCAATCTCCAGGGCTTTGGAGCCTTTGCACAGTTCTCTTTGTAGAGAGCTCTATGTTCATGCAGGCTGAACACATGGAGGTAGAAGAACTCATGGATGAGGCCTCATTCCCTTCACCGGGGAATTCACAGGCTATTGCTGACTTAGGACCTGTGTCCTTACAGGAGGTCAGTGCCTGAACAGAGGTCCAAGCCGGACCTGCCGCTGTCGACCTGGATTCACAGGCACCCACTGTGAACTGCACATCAGCGATTGTGCCCGAAGCCCTTGTGCCCATGGGGGCACTTGCCACGATCTGGAGAACGGGCCTGTGTGCACCTGCCCTGCTGGCTTTTCTGGCAGGCGCTGCGAGGTGCGGATAACCAACGACGCCTGTGCCTCAGGACCCTGCTTCAATGGGGCCACTTGCTACACTGGCCTCTCCCCAAACAACTTTGTCTGCAACTGTCCTTATGGCTTTGTGGGCAGCCGCTGCGAGTTTCCCGTGGGCTTGCCACCCAGCTTCCCCTGGGTAGCTGTCTCCCTGGGTGTGGGGCTGGTGGTACTGCTGGTGTTGCTGGTCATGGTGGCAGTGGCTGTGCGGCAGCTGCGGCTTCGGAGGCCCGATGACGACAGCAGGGAAGCCATGAACAATTTGTCAGACTTCCAGAAGGACAACCTAATCCCTGCTGCCCAGCTCAAGAACACAAACCAGAAGAAGGAGCTGGAAGTGGATTGTGGCCTGGACAAGTCCAACTGTGGCAAACTGCAGAACCACACACTGGACTATAATCTGGCCCCAGGATTCCTGGGGCGGGGGAGCACGCCTGGGAAGTATCCTCACAGCGACAAGAGTTTAGGAGAGAAGGTGCCACTTCGGTTACACAGGTAAGCCACACCTGGAAGTCCAGAGCTTGGCCACGAACCCTTATGTAGTTTGACTGGGTTTCACAGGCTGAGCGGGAGACTGGCATCAGGCCCTGGCTACTTTTAATCAAGTAAGATCGTGGTACTGACAGTAAGATACTCCAGCTACATTTCTATAGGGAGCCAGGCACCATGGCACACACTTGTAGCCCTAACTACTtaggctaagacaggaggatgaTAAGTTTGATGCCAACTTGGGTAACATAGCAgcagatcatgtctcaaaaacactgacatggctcagagggcaaaggcATCGCTGCCAAGCCTGCTGACTGAATCTAATCTCCAGGATCTACACATTAGAACGTGTCCTTGGACTCCCACAatgcagtgacacacacacacgcacacgcatgcacacacacacatgcacgcacgtgtAATCATTTTTAGGAATTCTGCTAGGGATCCTTTACTAGGGAGgtctttctcattcattcattcagtcttAACTCCCAAACACAAGTGTCTCATGACTGCCATCTTTCTGCAGTACAGCTTGTCTCTAGTGACAACACTGGCTTTTTTCTAGGCCTAAACTTTTATAGATTGACTCCTGTAGCTCCCTTAGGGCCTAGTCTAACTCCCTGCCCCTGAAGGCCAGCATTGGCATCCTCAGCTGATGTCTCTCCCCTGTACCACGGCAGCACATACCCTTTAACTCTCTGGGATCTAGACTAACACCTCCTTGAGCTCCAGGCTCTCCCCTTCCTActccctcattctttttttttttttttttggttctttttttggag
This Rattus norvegicus strain BN/NHsdMcwi chromosome 3, GRCr8, whole genome shotgun sequence DNA region includes the following protein-coding sequences:
- the Dll4 gene encoding delta-like protein 4 isoform X1, whose translation is MTPGSRSACRWALLLLAVLWPQQRAAGSGIFQLRLQEFANERGMLANGRPCEPGCRTFFRICLKHYQATFSEGPCTFGNVSTPVLGTNSFVIRDKNSGSGRNPLQLPFNFTWPGTFSLNIQAWHTPGDDLRPETSPGNSLISQIIIQGSLAVGKNWKSDEQNNTLTRLRYSYRVVCSDNYYGDSCSRLCKKRDDHFGHYECQPDGSLSCLPGWTGKYCDQPICLSGCHEQNGYCSKPDECNCRPGWQGPLCNECIPHNGCRHGTCTIPWQCACDEGWGGLFCDQDLNYCTHHSPCKNGSTCSNSGPRGYTCTCLPGYTGEHCELELSKCASNPCRNGGSCKDHENSYHCLCPPGYYGQHCEHSTLTCADSPCFNGGSCRERNQGASYACECPPNFTGSNCEKKVDRCTSNPCANGGQCLNRGPSRTCRCRPGFTGTHCELHISDCARSPCAHGGTCHDLENGPVCTCPAGFSGRRCEVRITNDACASGPCFNGATCYTGLSPNNFVCNCPYGFVGSRCEFPVGLPPSFPWVAVSLGVGLVVLLVLLVMVAVAVRQLRLRRPDDDSREAMNNLSDFQKDNLIPAAQLKNTNQKKELEVDCGLDKSNCGKLQNHTLDYNLAPGFLGRGSTPGKYPHSDKSLGEKVPLRLHSEKPACRISAICSPRDSMYQSVCLISEERNECVIATEV
- the Dll4 gene encoding delta-like protein 4 precursor — its product is MTPGSRSACRWALLLLAVLWPQRAAGSGIFQLRLQEFANERGMLANGRPCEPGCRTFFRICLKHYQATFSEGPCTFGNVSTPVLGTNSFVIRDKNSGSGRNPLQLPFNFTWPGTFSLNIQAWHTPGDDLRPETSPGNSLISQIIIQGSLAVGKNWKSDEQNNTLTRLRYSYRVVCSDNYYGDSCSRLCKKRDDHFGHYECQPDGSLSCLPGWTGKYCDQPICLSGCHEQNGYCSKPDECNCRPGWQGPLCNECIPHNGCRHGTCTIPWQCACDEGWGGLFCDQDLNYCTHHSPCKNGSTCSNSGPRGYTCTCLPGYTGEHCELELSKCASNPCRNGGSCKDHENSYHCLCPPGYYGQHCEHSTLTCADSPCFNGGSCRERNQGASYACECPPNFTGSNCEKKVDRCTSNPCANGGQCLNRGPSRTCRCRPGFTGTHCELHISDCARSPCAHGGTCHDLENGPVCTCPAGFSGRRCEVRITNDACASGPCFNGATCYTGLSPNNFVCNCPYGFVGSRCEFPVGLPPSFPWVAVSLGVGLVVLLVLLVMVAVAVRQLRLRRPDDDSREAMNNLSDFQKDNLIPAAQLKNTNQKKELEVDCGLDKSNCGKLQNHTLDYNLAPGFLGRGSTPGKYPHSDKSLGEKVPLRLHSEKPACRISAICSPRDSMYQSVCLISEERNECVIATEV